The DNA window AGAAGAATTAGAAGCAAATAGATTCAATGGGACATAAAATCAAGTTCTTCCAAGAGCACCTAATTCTTAGTATGATACTGCCACCATCTATCACAATTCAAAGagagagttgttgttgttgttccatgAATAACAGAATCAAGGTTGGCTACCAACTCCAGCTCATGAACAAAGAAACATATCTTCCATCTTAGATCCCAAATAAGAACACCATCAATTCAAAAAGATGTCACCACCATTTGGTTAAAAAGGCAAATTAACCAAGCGGAGgtcatttttttattgtttctgtGAAGAAATGAGTCTTTGAAGCAATATATCTAATGCTTCTTTCATCCACCAATGTTGACAAGCTTCCCGAGCTTCACCAACAGTCATCTGATAACACAAAAAATTACAAAGAGGGAATTAGAGAAAATTTAATAACATgcaaaattttcaatttattaattgtacaacatacaaattaaaaaattaaatgtaaaCATACCCAAACTCTTGTCCTAAGATTTTTCTCAGGCCAATAATCAAGTTGCTCTTTCACAAACAAAGGGAACATGTACCCTTCATAGTATATTCCATATCTTTTGCTAATGAAATTCCACTGTCCCAATTCACACTgtcatataaaaagaaaattcTATCTCAGtttcattataaattaattagctaaatattttcataattaacaagtatataaatattcaattaattaatatACCTCAACTAATCCTATGACTCCTGCTTCTTCAAGAGACTCCCTAGAAGCAGCTTCTTGTAGAGATTCATCAAGTTCCCATCCTCCCTTTGGAAACATTAATCTTTGTGTTTTCTGTGAACTCACCATTAGTACTTCCAACTCGTTGCTTCTATTACCATTTATGTCTTGTTTATATCTATAAGGTATGCATCTGCAAAAACATTATTAAAATAGTTAGTCAATAATAAATATACTTATTTTGaatgaatattatatatatttcacCTACCGAATACTATTGAAacgtgaaaaatgaagtgaacaTAATATATTATAGAATATAAACTCACCCTACAACTTGTCTGCCACCCATGGTGTTGTATCTCTGCAACTCCCTTCCAGATCGAGATACCATacaaatcatctttcaaagagTTAATTAACAACCAAAGAAATTAAGATatagaaaaaagatgatgaagtagGTTTTTAGTAGTGAGGATTGAAATATATATAAGAAGATAAAGTGAAGATATATATATTTTGGAATATGATTAAGAAGTGAAGGGTGGATAGAAAGAGTGGCCAAGAGAGAAGATATATAGAGAGAAAACTTAATACATACCAAACCGCGTAATTGTCGCGTTCCAATCACATGAGTATAAACATGTTATTATATTATATGTGGAATATATAATCTATCTACTATTTAATAATGAAAAGATGTTTAGATTGAGGCTTCTTTGTCGTTTCCTCCATATAATACAAAATActttaggtgaattcttatctacccaactcaaaaagttgggtaaggttacctcctttgtaaaatactttgaaaacaacaaatatttgtaatattttaataaataattaaatgtgttaaatgagaTAGAATCATGTGATTGAttggaggtacactacccaactttttgtgatgggtagagaagttgtccccaatACTTTAATATATAATTGGTGTTGAGAATTGCATTGGCACTGTGTCAAGTCGATATCAATAATTGAAATTACAGTAAGTACTAGTAGCTATTGTTTGTGGAGTATAGGATCAGATTTTGATGATGAGATGGTAACGAAGTATTAGTCGACAGTCGACATGGCTTCATTCAGAAAGAACACGTACATTATTGTGCCCACATACCCACTTGCATCAGCTATAGTGATAGAGAGCTGAGCTACTACTATATACAactgtttttattaattaattaatctttatatatatatatatatatatatatatatatatatatatatatatatatatatatatatatatatatatatatatatatatatatatatatatggagcatatcaaatgagagcatttttaaaCGAGAGGATGagaggaatatatatatatatatatatatatatatatatatatatatatatatatatatatatatatatatatatatatatatatatatatatatatataattttgaactGTTGAATTGTATAgaactgaagttaaaataattaaactattattaatggttagtgaaaaaaaaaattatattcaattaatGGTTCAAGAATCAAATTGTTAAGAATTAATCAATCTCTAATTATCTCGGAACTAAACCGTTTATTACTTtggtttttaaattgaatttctctttaaaaaataaattaaaaactttaattttttaaataaaaaaaatcattttttcaaaaattaaaaaaccaattttttacgaAAAATAGAgaattgattttttcaaaaataaaaaaaaaccattttttaaaacaaaaaatagcaaattgattttttcaaaaattaaaaaaaaaccaattttttacaaaaaatagcGAATTCGATTTTCTCGAAAATAAAAATGtcgactttttaaaaaaaaactagaaaagtcttttttttaaaataacaaaaaattgatttttcccaACAAAATAAAAAGTCGATGTTTTACGAAAAATAAAGAAATCGATTTCTCCGAAAATAAAAACGccgattttttttttgagaaattagaaaagtgattttttttttaaaataacaaaaatcaattatttctGTGAATtagaaaagtcaattttttttcaaaaatataaaatgagTTAAACACCATTTTGCTCCATGCCATTTGGAGCGAATCTCAAAAACAACCGagtaaaaaaaacacaaattttgTCTAATATATCTAATAAAAATGCATAACACTTTGACATTGCCCCCACCAACATATGCGCTCCTTAATTAACCACTTTTTATTATAAATCTCTCGCATCAACGAGAAATACTTATGAATAACTAATGAGAAAATATGaatacactacgccaaatttgtcttttagcagcgcatctacgaaagcgcttttatgaaaagcgctgctataaggttgcgctaaaaacaaaactataaaacAGGTGAAAAAAACGCTGGTAAAGGGgtggggtacgagagcgctttttgaaagcgctgctaaagggggggatacgagagcgctttgttaaaagcgctggtaaaggggggggtacgagagcgcttcttaaaagcgctggtaaaggggggggggtacgagagcgcttttctaaaagcgctggtaaaggggggggggggggtacgagggCGCTTTTctacaaagcgctttcgtaggcattttaattaaaataaaaaaaagaaacgaACAGATTCAGTATTCTATTTGGGCGTATTTTCACGAAACGAACTCAGCTTCTTCTCCAAATTAACAAAACAAACTCAGAGCTTCTTCTTCAAACCGTTCGCCGTCGCCGTCTCCGTATCCTTCTTCGTCTCTGTTCGCTGCTCCGGTATCCTTCTTCGTCTTTGTCTTCTTCTCTTAACCCTATCTTTGCTTCCGCCACCATCAACCTTACATCTTTCGCCATCTCTCCCTTACTGATTTTAAGGGTTAGCCGTCTTTCCTTAATTGATTATTAGGGTTCGATGTCTCTCATTTCACTGTTGTTGTTCAGACGCACGAAATTCCCAAACCTCACTTGGTTGTAGTTGTTCAGATCTGGCATCTCCATCATAAAAATTAAGGTAAGATTCTTCAattcaaaaatggaaaaaatgcCTTTTTTCAATTTGATTCTCAACATTCGGTTTCTCATTTCATGTTTATTTCTCCTACTTTTTACAAATGTGGAACTCAGAAACAAAGGGGAAACCCTTATTCTTATTTCAAGCTTCAGCTTCTCATACTAGGTTCAAAGTTCAGACCATATGATAAGAGGTGTGTGTCCCATTTTCTTTatactcatttttttaatagtaataataattattactattgtttgattttataattgtattattgtttttgaagaagagttatagttgatagtttgaattttattgggttggaattggatttgattctcGTTTTCCTTTTAAGTGGAAATTGatattgtttattattatatatgtgAAACTGAGATTTGTTAAAGTGGAACAAATCAAAGGGTTTCTTATAGATCTCTAGAGATGActtaattgtttttttggtttTAGTTCTTGATGAAATATGCCCTTTTATCCCTTAAAAAAAAGCCTCTGGTATTGCTCCATCTATTATGTGGCGACTTCTGTGTTTTTGGTAGCTATGAGCAGAAATAGCACGGAAGCACGATATGGTGCATTAAAATGCAGCCAAAGGGTACTTTGTGAAGCCCTTTTGCGGCTATAGTGATGCAATAGTGTGATTTTAATAACTATGTTTCATATTTTTTTGATAGTCCAGACTAAACTGTATTGTGGCCTCTCAGCTACTTGAACTCGTGATTGAGTATCGGAGCTGAAGTAGAAAATGTTTCTTAAGGTAGTGAGAAAACACACTGATGCATTAATGCTTTCCGGTGAGCAATCTTAACTTCTTTCTTTGTCTATTTTCCATTCTTTCTTGATGTTTAAGCTGTTATTGTAATATACTTTCTTATCAATTGAGATACACATTGAAAGTTCAAAGCTAATTATATGTTGGTTCACTGCTATATAATTATATTTGATAATCACGGTAATTAATGTGTGCTTTAAGAAACTACTATATTGAAAGTTCTTTTGTTAAAATTCAACATTATTGTCTTTTACTTTTATACAATAGTATAAAATTTTGCTTTGTTgttaaaattattcaataaaGAATCATGGttcatattttaaaaactatcattgATTCTTTATGTTGATGAGTGATTGACACACTTCATTCTCGTATAAATTTCAATATGTTTTTATGCTCAAGTTAAGCTAAAATctcattttttatgtttttggttttgtttcaTTTGGTTGTTTAGTGTATCTTATTATGAGTTTAAACTTTGGCAGCCAAGTTATGATATTTTTTGTCATTTAATAATTGACCAAGAATCTTATAGTTTATTCCTCCTGCATGGATGCTTGATTCGGGAATTGCGAGAAAGGTATTGTTTTCTATGCTTTTACTcttgaaatgtaaaacaatgactCTACTACCCGTATTGGCTTTGAAAAGGCTTATTAGAACTCTAGTGAAGATGTACATGGTGAAGATTGACAATTGTGCATTGTTGGAAAGTCAATTATGGCCATCGAGGAGTCACGTTCGGCTGGAGAGAACTAGTTTTTTTAGGGAGCAaatcagtatatatatatatatattgtattttgtgttttgagaatttgattgtaaacttagcttctagagcacttacaaaattagtgatgttttatttgtatttgataataaatatatgcaatacttATAGATTCAATTCATAAAATGTttcatattaaatgtatttttttaatttttatttgtttaatataataaatgtatttctcaaaatatttgtgagaatttgagatatttcaaaatattagaatttataaaaataataggtttactaaaaacacctacgaaagcgctttttagtaaaagcgctgccaaagattaaaaaaaaagcataaaaaataaaaaaaacgcaacatacgaaagcgcttttggaaaaacgctcttataggggggctaccagagcgctttttccagaaaagcgctctcatagggggggataccagagcgcttttctggaaaaagcgctcttaaagggggggtctaccagagcgctttcagaagcgcttttgttacctacgccagcgctggctttcacagcgcttttaagcgcttttaaaggccaaaataagcgctttcgtaggccttccgtgttgtagtgataaAATGAAGCCAACACCACCATGGAAACCTATACCACATGAGTGGAGGCCAACGCCACCATCGATAATTACAAAGAAAAACCCAGATGCGTGAAACTTACAATTCTCGAACACATGAAAATGGAGAAAGATGGGCTTATATAAAGAACGTCAACACTAAAATTGAGTGTCACAAATGAAAATCCCACAGTCTAAGAAAGGAATTAATGAAAACCAACAAAGGAAACAAACCAGGAAGAGTGAGGCATTAGGAAAACTTGAGCTAGCTCACACATTGCAGAAGGCAATGGAAGTGGAAAAACATAAAATTGTGATATAGTTTTTACTTATCAGGATTCAGGAGATTCTGGTAGTGAAACTACTCACAAAAGGCCACATAAAGTTAATTAGAATCATTACAACTACATTTTCTCACGCCTCAATTATCACTCCTAGATATAGAGGTAAGAACCATTAATTTCTCTCATACCTATAACCTCTAAATATAATCCTATAAACACATGTACACCCTCCGATCACATTTATAAGCGACAAAGATGCTTTGAATCTTAGTCACTGTTATAAgcaaaaaatcaattaataataaattattaatgtaATTTCTAATATACcttactattttatttttcaacatttcattaaatttaataaagagaacattataataaatttaatcaatatttttgTAAAATGTTTAAAAAGTTAACTGCActtaattgaattgaatttcttaatAATCGTGAAAACAATTTTTGTTACTTATAAGTGTGATCTAAGGGTGTAAGAATAAAGGAAGATATTACAAGTTAAGAAAAGATTAACTCAAAAATAATCCTAACCAATGTGGAAATTCCTACACCACATATACTTAAAAGAACCGAGCAAAAAGTACTAAGGACATCAAATCATCAAGGCCAAAGAAGACAACTTATAACGAGAATAAAGGATTAGCAAAGTCAAGATCATATTGATCAAGGGCTATCAGAACTATATCCATATATCATTTCTCCAAAGATACACACGTAAACCTCGAGTCATTTTCACTAAGCCATATCCCATCCGTATCAAATTATaagtaaattttatattataaatttttgaataactgatgtatctagcttatatatataaatcaaataCATTAACTAtccaatcaataaaaaaataaaatttgcttataatttgTTACTAGATTATGAGTCGGAGGACAACTTTTTAGTTTTGGACACAAAGCCCCTGGATAATCATGGCCCTGCCTAATAAGAAAGCCCCTAATGGCTTTAATCTTCCAGAAAGACAACAAATTGTCTGAGTAAGAGTAAAGAGAATTCACAAGTCACTATAATTACGTTATACCAATGATGTCAGACCAAGGACATCTTTTTCAGCCATGGTTCTAATTAAGGAAGTTTCTATAACATGAAATTGCCCTTGAAGAGTACatgatcaaaataaataaaaattgaagcaTAGAATAGTCTTTCCCAACTGCCTCTTTTTGATTAGTTTTCTTTTTTGTATAGAATGTTCTAAGTCTTCAAAATCTTATAACCTTACTACAAAAACATCAGTTTCATTATTACAtggtttaattgtttaattgtagGTGAACACTCCGGTACCCTTGAATTTGATTGGGTACCGATACCTTCCtccaattaaacaaaaatattcaatgccacattattttttaatattattttatttttaaaaaaattaaaattttaaatcaataaCATTAAGAGTACCGGTACTCAATTCAAACTAAAGGGTACTAAAGAATTTACCTTAATGGTATtgaaatgatatatttttatttttattttttttgacaaaaaatgatatattattttattttaattatttttgtattttacttGTATGAGCGTGTGCCTAAATTTTGTGGTCAAGCAAATCCTAAAAGATCAGtttcattaatatatattattcataATACGCAGTGTTATACTATATTCCACACAATGACATATttgcattattatttttatattccaTTCCATGTGAAGGGACGCGACAATAACGCGTTTGGTATGTAATAAGTTTTCTCTATTTATATCTTCTCTCTTGCCCACTCTTTCTATCCTCCTCTCATTCTTAATAATATTCCAAAATCTATATATCTTCACTTTATCTTCATATATTCCAATCCTCAGTTCTATTCTTATTTTCTTGGTTCTTAATTAATTCATTGAAAGATGGTTTGTTTGGTATCTAGAACCGGAAGAGATTTGCAGAGATACAACAATATGGGTGGCAGACAAGTTGTAGGGTCAGTACTATATTATTATATTCActtcattttatcatttttataataaaagttGGTAGGTGAAATACATATACAAATTCATTCAAAATAAGTATATTTATTGACTAATTGTTATAATAATGTTTTTGCAGATGCATTCCTTATAGATATAAACAAGACATAGATGGTAATAGAAGCAACGAATTGGAAGTACTAATGGTTAGTTCACAGAAAACTCAAAGATTAATGTTTCCTAAGGGAGGATGGGAACTTGATGAATCTCTACAAGAAGCAGCTTCTAGGGAATCTCTTGAAGAAGCAGGAGTCATAGGATTAGTTGAGGTatattaattaattgaatatttatataGTTGTTAATTAATTTACAACGAAActgaaattaatataatattcattTTATATGACAGTGTGAATTGGGACAGTGGAATTTCATTAGCAAAAGATATGAAATATATTATGAAGGGTATATGTTCCCTTTGTTTGTGAAGGAGCAACTTGATCAATGGCCTGAGAAAAATCTTAGGACAAGAGTATGGGTATGTTTATtctcaattatttgattttgcattttatataaaaaaagatttttgaaaaaaaattctaataggTTTTTTTGTGTTAATTAGATGAGTGTTGGTGAAGCTAGAGAAGTTTGTCAACATTGGTGGATGAAGGAAGCATTAGATATATTGCTTAAAGACTCATTTCTTCACAGCAACAACAAAAATAGATGTAGCATTgatgtttttttagtttttgataACCAATATGAAGTTTAAATTATAATCTAAAATTAGGAAAtgtcaatatatatttttaagttGAAGAGAGGGTTAATTAGGGAGAGAAACAAAACTGTAGTGAAAGAGTATTGTCGTTAttttattcattcattcatcAATCGTATATAGGAACCATGAGTAGACATTCAAGTTAATTTGTAgttttatacaatttaattagCAATAAGATATTGATTATCAATTAATTAATATGAAATTCACGAGAAGCTGTTGGCACTATAATGTTATCACCACATATAGTGGCAACAGCCATGGGAGTGCTCGCAATGGTGCTGCCAATAGTAAAATGGATGTGAGATTTAACAATTTGGACTGCGTAAGTCACTCTCATAACTAAAGGCTCAATCATGAGAAAATAATGATGGACAATATCTATACTTTACCAAGTGTTAGTTGAATATCTTGACACAATATGTATGTTTT is part of the Vicia villosa cultivar HV-30 ecotype Madison, WI linkage group LG2, Vvil1.0, whole genome shotgun sequence genome and encodes:
- the LOC131646166 gene encoding nudix hydrolase 18, mitochondrial-like, encoding MICMVSRSGRELQRYNTMGGRQVVGCIPYRYKQDINGNRSNELEVLMVSSQKTQRLMFPKGGWELDESLQEAASRESLEEAGVIGLVECELGQWNFISKRYGIYYEGYMFPLFVKEQLDYWPEKNLRTRVWMTVGEAREACQHWWMKEALDILLQRLISSQKQ